One genomic segment of Stigmatopora argus isolate UIUO_Sarg chromosome 18, RoL_Sarg_1.0, whole genome shotgun sequence includes these proteins:
- the ccdc78 gene encoding coiled-coil domain-containing protein 78 isoform X1 — translation MHSQESCLTLNEAKDQDPGEPHQNRSEHLSIKVDYLENKVSHLSTTNTDLSNRLVRSEEEKLKISKELVEEKLQINELKNKFEEEMFELKNKLLNQKDEITELVTVRDKLVSELQSVETHLKSEQEEHASLKRNYLTLAEAHYKELAQSKELSAELLASAQAQDTLRGQLAKKDEKAQESSTDLQGELNRVRALIGRLLQNRVKKQDFAVLSQEHKEIEKTLLGNQEEMKHMLEELKSSYEQEQKNLKEKIGEMGKEQQIPNRLQKPSELSMQCWCCQSQLKEAKEESSRLQLQVKELHQQYRANLLCYLKDITEYVDSVGGGKALVQRSKLTSFVDNLLGDVRASYKAREEQLGNAARVYKKKVQKTTKIHHALICTYRSQREQILAKPDIGIEPGPPDYHFNLFDTSREELGEIQQLGPKVAQEMVAGAKTSIHSINQEISQPEQIFQESWSVIRKQLKEIMDSTLEVYEKERTLGMTRARVAEAQVSKLQDYIDKHLHRYKQEIAHLRHLCKKEAAGTQNNH, via the exons ATGCACTCTCAGGAGTCTTGTTTGACTTTAAATGAAGCAAAAGATCAAGATCCAGGGGAACCT CACCAAAACAGAAGTGAGCACCTTTCAATCAAAGTAGACTATTTGGAGAACAAAGTAAGTCATTTGTCCACAACCAACACAGACCTGTCCAACAGGCTGGTCCGTAGCGAAGAGGAAAAACTGAAG ATTTCAAAGGAGCTTGTCGaggaaaagcttcaaataaaCGAGTTGAAAAACAAGTTTGAGGAGGAGAtgtttgaattgaaaaataag TTATTAAACCAAAAAGATGAGATAACAGAACTAGTGACCGTGCGAGACAAATTAGTTTCTGAGCTCCAATCAGTGGAGACTCATCTGAAGAGCGAGCAAGAAGAGCATGCTTCGCTCAAGAGGAACTACCTCACCCTGGCTGAGGCCCATTACAAAGAACTGGCTCAAAGCAAGGAACTGAGCGCAGAGTTGCTGGCGTCGGCCCAAGCCCAGGACACTTTGCGTGGGCAGCTAGCCAAGAAGGATGAAAAGGCTCAGGAAAGCTCGACAGATCTTCAGGGGGAGCTAAACCGAGTCAGGGCCCTCATTGGCCGCCTCCTGCAGAACAGAGTCAAG AAACAAGACTTTGCAGTATTGAGCCAAGAACATAAAGAGATTGAAAAAACG CTCCTAGGAAACCAAGAAGAAATGAAACACATGCTGGAGGAATTGAAGAGCAGCTATGAGCAAGAGCAAAAGAACCTCAAGGAGAAGAT CGGGGAGATGGGAAAGGAGCAGCAGATCCCAAACAGACTGCAGAAACCATCTGAACTGAGTATG CAATGCTGGTGCTGTCAAAGTCAATTGAAAGAGGCCAAAGAGGAAAGCTCAAGGCTGCAGCTGCAGGTCAAAGAGCTTCACCAGCAATATCGTGCAAATCTGCTGTGCTATTTAAAGGACATAACT GAGTACGTAGATAGTGTCGGGGGAGGCAAAGCGCTGGTCCAGAGAAGCAAGTTGACAAGTTTTGTGGACAACTTGCTTGGAGATGTCCGCGCTTCCTACAAGGCTCGTGAGGAGCAGCTTGGAAATGCTGCACGGGTGTACAAAAAGAAAGTGCAGAAGACCACAAAGATCCATCATGCCCTGATATGTACTTATAG GTCTCAGAGAGAGCAGATTTTGGCCAAACCAGACATAGGTATTGAGCCTGGACCCCCAGATTATCATTTTAACCTGTTCGATACGTCAAGAGAAGAATTGGGTGAGATCCAGCAACTTGGACCAAAAGTGGCTCAG GAAATGGTGGCAGGTGCCAAAACCTCAATTCATTCCATCAACCAGGA GATTTCGCAACCAGAACAGATATTTCAAGAATCCTGGTCGGTCATCAGGAAACAGCTGAAGGAGATAATGGACTCCACGCTG GAAGTCTATGAGAAGGAGCGCACACTTGGAATGACCAGAGCAAGAGTGGCGGAAGCACAAGTGTCAAAATTGCAGGACTATATAGACAAGCACCTTCACAG GTATAAACAGGAGATAGCACATCTCCGTCACCTGTGTAAAAAGGAGGCTGCGGGAACACAAAATAATCATTAG
- the ccdc78 gene encoding coiled-coil domain-containing protein 78 isoform X2 — protein MHSQESCLTLNEAKDQDPGEPHQNRSEHLSIKVDYLENKVSHLSTTNTDLSNRLVRSEEEKLKISKELVEEKLQINELKNKFEEEMFELKNKLLNQKDEITELVTVRDKLVSELQSVETHLKSEQEEHASLKRNYLTLAEAHYKELAQSKELSAELLASAQAQDTLRGQLAKKDEKAQESSTDLQGELNRVRALIGRLLQNRVKKQDFAVLSQEHKEIEKTLLGNQEEMKHMLEELKSSYEQEQKNLKEKIGEMGKEQQIPNRLQKPSELSMQCWCCQSQLKEAKEESSRLQLQVKELHQQYRANLLCYLKDITYVDSVGGGKALVQRSKLTSFVDNLLGDVRASYKAREEQLGNAARVYKKKVQKTTKIHHALICTYRSQREQILAKPDIGIEPGPPDYHFNLFDTSREELGEIQQLGPKVAQEMVAGAKTSIHSINQEISQPEQIFQESWSVIRKQLKEIMDSTLEVYEKERTLGMTRARVAEAQVSKLQDYIDKHLHRYKQEIAHLRHLCKKEAAGTQNNH, from the exons ATGCACTCTCAGGAGTCTTGTTTGACTTTAAATGAAGCAAAAGATCAAGATCCAGGGGAACCT CACCAAAACAGAAGTGAGCACCTTTCAATCAAAGTAGACTATTTGGAGAACAAAGTAAGTCATTTGTCCACAACCAACACAGACCTGTCCAACAGGCTGGTCCGTAGCGAAGAGGAAAAACTGAAG ATTTCAAAGGAGCTTGTCGaggaaaagcttcaaataaaCGAGTTGAAAAACAAGTTTGAGGAGGAGAtgtttgaattgaaaaataag TTATTAAACCAAAAAGATGAGATAACAGAACTAGTGACCGTGCGAGACAAATTAGTTTCTGAGCTCCAATCAGTGGAGACTCATCTGAAGAGCGAGCAAGAAGAGCATGCTTCGCTCAAGAGGAACTACCTCACCCTGGCTGAGGCCCATTACAAAGAACTGGCTCAAAGCAAGGAACTGAGCGCAGAGTTGCTGGCGTCGGCCCAAGCCCAGGACACTTTGCGTGGGCAGCTAGCCAAGAAGGATGAAAAGGCTCAGGAAAGCTCGACAGATCTTCAGGGGGAGCTAAACCGAGTCAGGGCCCTCATTGGCCGCCTCCTGCAGAACAGAGTCAAG AAACAAGACTTTGCAGTATTGAGCCAAGAACATAAAGAGATTGAAAAAACG CTCCTAGGAAACCAAGAAGAAATGAAACACATGCTGGAGGAATTGAAGAGCAGCTATGAGCAAGAGCAAAAGAACCTCAAGGAGAAGAT CGGGGAGATGGGAAAGGAGCAGCAGATCCCAAACAGACTGCAGAAACCATCTGAACTGAGTATG CAATGCTGGTGCTGTCAAAGTCAATTGAAAGAGGCCAAAGAGGAAAGCTCAAGGCTGCAGCTGCAGGTCAAAGAGCTTCACCAGCAATATCGTGCAAATCTGCTGTGCTATTTAAAGGACATAACT TACGTAGATAGTGTCGGGGGAGGCAAAGCGCTGGTCCAGAGAAGCAAGTTGACAAGTTTTGTGGACAACTTGCTTGGAGATGTCCGCGCTTCCTACAAGGCTCGTGAGGAGCAGCTTGGAAATGCTGCACGGGTGTACAAAAAGAAAGTGCAGAAGACCACAAAGATCCATCATGCCCTGATATGTACTTATAG GTCTCAGAGAGAGCAGATTTTGGCCAAACCAGACATAGGTATTGAGCCTGGACCCCCAGATTATCATTTTAACCTGTTCGATACGTCAAGAGAAGAATTGGGTGAGATCCAGCAACTTGGACCAAAAGTGGCTCAG GAAATGGTGGCAGGTGCCAAAACCTCAATTCATTCCATCAACCAGGA GATTTCGCAACCAGAACAGATATTTCAAGAATCCTGGTCGGTCATCAGGAAACAGCTGAAGGAGATAATGGACTCCACGCTG GAAGTCTATGAGAAGGAGCGCACACTTGGAATGACCAGAGCAAGAGTGGCGGAAGCACAAGTGTCAAAATTGCAGGACTATATAGACAAGCACCTTCACAG GTATAAACAGGAGATAGCACATCTCCGTCACCTGTGTAAAAAGGAGGCTGCGGGAACACAAAATAATCATTAG
- the tmem204 gene encoding transmembrane protein 204, with protein sequence MAVQRLVAAAVAVALLSLVLNNVAAFTPSWVLQALEDGRKRSVGLWKMCPTGGERAQVAQRQCEALGWGSEYAGYKESRSSVKLQFDMMRACNLMATVALTAGQLIFLLGFMELPFITRESQWWEEAIAALFQLASFVLVIGLVTFYRIGPNTRLAYSCYMDIAACLLATTAAAMLIWNILHRRDDCLSPRVIIISRSLTSPFRPRLDNDYVDSPC encoded by the exons ATGGCCGTGCAGAGGCTCGTGGCTGCAGCAGTGGCGGTCGCCCTGCTTTCTCTGGTGCTTAACAATGTGGCGGCATTTACCCCGAGCTGGGTCCTGCAAGCCCTGGAAGACGGGCGGAAGAGGAGCGTCGGATTGTGGAAGATGTGTCCCACGGGAGGGGAGAGGGCTCAGGTGGCACAGAGGCAATGTGAAGCTCTGGGATGGGGCTCAGAGTATGCTGGCTATAAAGAATCCCGCAGCTCCGTAAAAT TGCAATTCGACATGATGCGAGCGTGCAACCTGATGGCGACCGTCGCCTTGACGGCCGGGCAACTAATCTTCTTGCTCGGATTTATGGAGTTGCCCTTCATCACGCGGGAATCTCAATGGTGGGAGGAGGCTATTGCAGCACTCTTTCAGCTAGCCA GTTTTGTGCTGGTGATTGGACTCGTGACCTTTTACAGGATCGGGCCTAACACGCGTCTCGCCTACTCCTGTTACATGGACATAGCCGCATGCCTGCTGGCTACCACGGCGGCAGCCATGCTCATCTGGAACATTTTACACCGCCGTGATGACTGTCTATCACCACGAGTCATCATCATCAGTCGCTCGCTGACGTCTCCTTTCCGCCCACGATTGGACAACGATTATGTGGATTCACCGTGTTGA